One Stigmatella aurantiaca genomic region harbors:
- a CDS encoding radical SAM protein has product MSGPRPTVSWNIVGGCNYRCTYCVQKHMPGIGGPTDAQLEAALATLTALPGSWEFKISGGEPFLLKRLPEVAQRLAAAGHKVSLLTNLSAPLRVLSTFIEAAGEQLRTFSCSLHREEVEEAVFFEKAQAVQEMLARWPRATFVVNSVVVPGQVPAVSGSRERFEEAGIKFYPQLMRVNGKPAEYGWLDRWRIDRAFGDMVSPSQMNRGYQLKGRLCHAGSKYFIIHPKGDAFSCYPGKRFGDGHLGNVFDGTLKLWEAPRPCRYEVCPCTVPQNRGIIEGFGKAAGDEAHAF; this is encoded by the coding sequence ATGAGCGGCCCCCGGCCCACCGTGAGCTGGAACATCGTCGGCGGGTGCAACTACCGCTGCACGTACTGCGTGCAGAAGCACATGCCGGGCATCGGCGGCCCCACGGACGCGCAGCTCGAAGCGGCCCTCGCCACGCTGACCGCCCTGCCCGGAAGCTGGGAGTTCAAGATCTCCGGCGGCGAGCCCTTCCTCCTCAAGCGGCTGCCGGAGGTGGCCCAGCGGCTGGCCGCGGCGGGTCACAAGGTCTCGCTGCTCACCAACCTCTCCGCCCCGCTGCGGGTGCTCTCCACCTTCATCGAGGCCGCGGGCGAGCAACTGCGCACCTTCTCGTGCTCGCTCCACCGCGAGGAGGTGGAGGAGGCGGTCTTCTTCGAGAAGGCCCAGGCGGTCCAGGAGATGCTGGCCAGGTGGCCCCGGGCGACCTTCGTCGTCAACAGCGTGGTGGTGCCCGGACAGGTGCCCGCGGTCTCCGGGAGCCGCGAGCGCTTCGAGGAGGCGGGCATCAAGTTCTACCCGCAGCTCATGCGGGTGAACGGCAAGCCGGCCGAGTACGGGTGGCTGGACCGCTGGCGCATCGACCGGGCCTTCGGGGACATGGTGTCCCCGTCCCAGATGAACCGCGGCTACCAGCTCAAGGGCCGCCTGTGCCACGCGGGCAGCAAGTACTTCATCATCCACCCCAAGGGGGATGCCTTCTCGTGTTACCCCGGCAAGCGCTTCGGGGATGGGCACCTGGGCAACGTCTTCGACGGGACGCTGAAGCTGTGGGAGGCGCCCCGGCCCTGCCGCTACGAGGTGTGCCCCTGCACGGTGCCGCAGAACCGGGGCATCATCGAGGGCTTCGGCAAGGCCGCCGGGGACGAGGCGCACGCCTTCTGA
- a CDS encoding radical SAM/SPASM domain-containing protein has translation MKNPDAMKERLKGYLERRPRTGPETVHLDVTNACNLDCITCWNYAPDLAQPKPVAWKRQRMDAATFHRMVEECAEAGAERIVISGGGEPFTHPDIYAFIAQVKARGLRLTVISNGTLCDWERVRALAVDQMLLNMASASPETYAAYHPNQPPETFHRLLEGVRTVRDVTAVNLVQVINGVNYLELPAMVRLAHEVGARASFKVGDVPRGTEHHALTAAQRQQVLEELIPAARKQAKALKVKHNLDAYEAQLSGKWPSGQETGCFAGYLYSRVYVDGRVFFCCEHIEAGHVKDGSFQEVWRAPAYEAVRQRLHRGEYYPGCARCGKHDMNFAASRDLREMLEAGDLP, from the coding sequence ATGAAGAACCCGGATGCGATGAAGGAACGCCTGAAGGGCTACCTGGAGCGCAGGCCTCGCACGGGGCCCGAGACGGTCCACCTGGACGTCACCAACGCGTGCAACCTCGACTGCATCACCTGCTGGAACTACGCGCCGGACCTGGCCCAGCCCAAGCCGGTGGCCTGGAAGCGGCAGCGGATGGACGCGGCCACCTTCCACCGCATGGTGGAGGAGTGCGCCGAGGCGGGCGCCGAGCGGATCGTCATCAGCGGCGGAGGCGAGCCCTTCACCCACCCGGACATCTACGCCTTCATCGCCCAGGTGAAGGCCCGGGGCCTGCGGCTCACCGTCATCTCCAATGGCACCCTGTGTGACTGGGAGCGGGTGCGGGCGCTCGCGGTGGACCAGATGCTCCTCAACATGGCCTCCGCCTCCCCGGAGACCTACGCCGCCTATCACCCCAACCAGCCGCCGGAGACGTTTCACCGGCTGCTGGAGGGCGTCCGGACGGTGCGGGACGTGACGGCCGTGAACCTGGTGCAGGTCATCAACGGGGTGAACTACCTGGAGCTGCCCGCCATGGTGCGGCTCGCGCACGAGGTGGGCGCGCGGGCCTCCTTCAAGGTGGGGGATGTGCCCCGGGGCACCGAGCACCACGCGCTCACGGCCGCCCAGCGGCAGCAGGTCCTCGAAGAGCTGATTCCCGCGGCGCGCAAGCAGGCCAAGGCCCTGAAGGTGAAGCACAACCTGGATGCGTACGAGGCGCAGCTCTCGGGGAAGTGGCCCTCCGGGCAGGAGACGGGCTGCTTCGCGGGCTACCTCTACAGCCGCGTCTACGTGGACGGGCGCGTCTTCTTCTGCTGCGAGCACATCGAGGCCGGGCACGTGAAGGACGGGTCCTTCCAGGAGGTGTGGCGGGCCCCCGCGTACGAGGCGGTGCGCCAGCGGCTGCACCGTGGGGAGTACTACCCGGGCTGCGCCCGCTGCGGAAAGCACGACATGAACTTCGCGGCCTCCCGGGACTTGCGCGAGATGCTCGAGGCGGGAGACCTGCCATGA
- a CDS encoding glycosyltransferase, which yields MGAPRFVFYAVNGLGLGHVTRLVSIARALRRLSPECEVLFLTSSEADHVIYREGFAAVKLPSKTVREHCGLRKGTYLKLAQTVTWNTLAAFDPDVLVVDTYPTGSFEELIPVLRWRQKNVFVFREQRAEAAGSGLLQASLRLYDRVLIPHDSVAQAGPVPEPAKALAVGPILIRERHELPSRAQARKALGLPEEGTLLYASFGGGGDPEGARALTLTAQVVQELPGVRLVVGAGPLWREQPPALEGAVVLQGRYPALDFLPAFDAAVTAAGYNAVHELLYAGIPSVFIPFERMVDDQEKRAREVAAAGAGLACVPLTRDGLSQAVREVLKPEVRQRLSAGARKKVERNGAEPAARALLELLT from the coding sequence ATGGGCGCGCCCCGCTTCGTCTTCTACGCCGTCAACGGCCTGGGGCTGGGCCACGTCACGCGCCTGGTCTCCATCGCGCGGGCGCTGCGGCGGCTCTCTCCTGAGTGCGAGGTGCTCTTCCTCACCTCCTCCGAGGCGGACCACGTCATCTACCGGGAGGGCTTCGCGGCGGTGAAGCTGCCCTCGAAGACCGTCCGCGAGCACTGTGGCCTGCGCAAGGGCACCTACCTCAAGCTGGCGCAGACGGTGACGTGGAACACCCTGGCCGCGTTCGACCCGGACGTGCTGGTGGTGGACACCTACCCCACCGGCTCCTTCGAGGAGCTCATCCCCGTGCTGCGCTGGCGGCAGAAGAACGTCTTCGTCTTCCGCGAGCAGCGGGCCGAGGCGGCCGGCTCCGGGCTGCTCCAGGCCTCGCTGCGGCTGTATGACCGGGTGCTCATCCCCCATGACAGCGTGGCCCAGGCCGGGCCGGTGCCCGAGCCCGCCAAGGCCCTGGCCGTGGGCCCCATCCTCATCCGCGAGCGCCACGAGCTGCCCTCCCGGGCCCAGGCGCGCAAGGCCCTGGGGCTGCCCGAGGAGGGCACCCTGCTCTATGCCTCCTTCGGCGGCGGAGGCGACCCCGAGGGGGCCCGCGCGTTGACGCTCACGGCCCAGGTGGTCCAGGAGCTGCCCGGCGTGCGGCTGGTGGTGGGCGCGGGCCCGCTGTGGCGCGAGCAGCCGCCCGCGCTGGAGGGCGCGGTGGTGCTCCAGGGCCGCTACCCCGCGCTGGACTTCCTGCCCGCCTTCGACGCGGCGGTGACGGCGGCGGGCTACAACGCCGTGCACGAGCTGCTCTACGCGGGCATCCCCTCCGTCTTCATCCCCTTCGAGCGGATGGTGGATGACCAGGAGAAGCGCGCGCGCGAGGTGGCGGCGGCCGGGGCGGGGCTGGCGTGCGTGCCGCTGACCCGGGACGGGCTCTCCCAGGCGGTGCGGGAGGTGCTCAAGCCCGAGGTGCGCCAGCGCCTGAGCGCGGGGGCCCGGAAGAAGGTAGAGCGCAATGGCGCGGAGCCCGCGGCCCGGGCGCTGCTGGAGCTGCTCACATGA
- a CDS encoding tetratricopeptide repeat protein — protein MQRNILALGVLLLLAPLAWAQEAPEAASSQAGADVSAQALAVYEQGKRLYDAKDYAGALGWFDQAAALEPGKARWQYNRGLALRKLNRFDEARDALLHARTLDPAYKQAEIDGKLREMGFDEAGQESRSSSFPSLEFVILGCIFIAGGILLFVVYRVFKATSSLRQHRPRGLEAPMPQKDLLRYEARLEKSAGKLIQVEHALRLNEDDDLRAVLNQATMAEQRAREALARVQPGGLWLPEAEVEVQNAQESAEAARQWAQRLFGEKAFLPEGERVGCYFCARPLANATFRKGVPLKRGTDVTNVLACPPCANMASAGQPPPVKVLRRGGKTVHWSELGGYDPYTHRHRAYPDMIQVPAWQYTPERSLEEVAALAAGGVLATGLAAYGVSKLLDLDGASEAAAAQAAAQEAAVRASERSEDRDWRDHS, from the coding sequence ATGCAACGGAACATCCTGGCGCTGGGGGTGCTGCTCCTCCTGGCGCCCCTGGCCTGGGCGCAGGAAGCCCCGGAGGCCGCCTCCTCACAGGCCGGGGCGGACGTCTCCGCCCAGGCCCTGGCGGTGTACGAGCAGGGCAAGCGCCTCTACGACGCCAAGGATTACGCGGGGGCGCTTGGGTGGTTCGACCAGGCCGCGGCGCTGGAGCCCGGCAAGGCGCGCTGGCAGTACAACCGGGGCCTGGCGCTGCGGAAGCTCAACCGCTTCGACGAGGCCCGGGACGCCCTGCTCCACGCGCGCACCCTCGACCCGGCGTACAAGCAGGCGGAGATCGACGGCAAGCTGCGGGAGATGGGCTTTGACGAAGCGGGCCAGGAATCCCGTTCCTCGAGCTTCCCCTCGCTGGAGTTCGTGATCCTGGGCTGCATCTTCATCGCCGGCGGCATCCTCCTGTTCGTGGTGTACCGGGTGTTCAAGGCGACCTCCTCCCTCCGGCAGCACCGGCCACGGGGTCTGGAGGCCCCCATGCCCCAAAAGGACCTCCTGCGGTACGAAGCGCGGCTGGAGAAGAGCGCCGGCAAACTCATCCAGGTGGAACATGCCCTGCGGCTGAACGAGGACGACGACCTGCGGGCGGTCCTCAACCAGGCCACGATGGCCGAGCAGCGGGCGCGCGAGGCCCTGGCGCGGGTCCAGCCAGGGGGGCTCTGGCTCCCGGAGGCCGAGGTTGAAGTCCAGAACGCCCAGGAGAGCGCGGAGGCCGCGCGGCAGTGGGCCCAGCGCCTCTTCGGCGAAAAGGCGTTTCTGCCCGAGGGCGAGCGCGTGGGCTGCTACTTCTGCGCGCGCCCGCTGGCCAACGCCACCTTCCGGAAGGGGGTGCCCCTCAAGCGGGGCACGGACGTCACGAACGTCCTGGCGTGTCCCCCGTGCGCGAACATGGCCTCCGCGGGCCAGCCGCCTCCCGTGAAGGTCCTGAGGAGGGGGGGCAAGACCGTGCACTGGAGCGAGCTGGGGGGGTACGACCCGTATACCCACCGCCACCGGGCCTATCCGGACATGATCCAGGTGCCCGCCTGGCAGTACACCCCGGAGCGCTCCCTGGAAGAGGTGGCGGCGCTGGCCGCGGGCGGAGTGCTGGCGACGGGCTTGGCGGCCTACGGCGTGAGCAAGCTGCTGGACCTCGACGGCGCGAGCGAAGCGGCGGCGGCCCAGGCCGCGGCCCAGGAGGCGGCGGTGCGGGCCAGTGAGCGCAGTGAGGATCGCGACTGGAGGGATCACTCCTGA
- a CDS encoding heparin lyase I family protein, which translates to MHKKSLFLATALLASPFAGCGPGALSEEDALPPVEMQAEALTLQNCSILAATTVTAIGDDGTGNGPSNTQDDNLLTRWSHLGPGSWIQFDLGAAKNVAGAAVAWHQGNQRTSPFSLSVSTDGTNFTSVYSGTSSGTTTAAETYRFSSRSARYLRIKVDGNSVSQWSSITEARVCAGEAAAAVPGVVWRGDFETGSIAQWSHTQAVSADRLQVVNSPARQGSYAIKATVKQGDDPINSSGNRNELVYMSHEPVNSEFYYRWSTRFASDFPSAKTWQLFTQWHHEGSSGSPPVEFYVYGEEIRLSIGGNTPVIVWKTPLVRNTWHDFIFHVKWSADATVGFVELYHNGQLVLPKKKIATMFSGMLNYLKVGLYRSDTVQPVGVVYHDGWVQARTLEAVLAEP; encoded by the coding sequence ATGCATAAGAAGTCCCTCTTCCTCGCCACCGCCCTGCTTGCCTCCCCTTTCGCGGGGTGTGGCCCCGGTGCCCTGTCCGAGGAGGATGCCCTTCCGCCCGTGGAGATGCAGGCGGAGGCCCTCACCCTGCAGAACTGCTCGATCCTGGCCGCCACCACGGTGACGGCCATCGGCGATGATGGCACTGGCAATGGGCCCAGCAATACCCAGGACGACAACCTGCTGACGCGCTGGAGCCACCTCGGCCCCGGAAGCTGGATCCAGTTTGATCTCGGCGCGGCGAAGAACGTCGCCGGCGCGGCGGTGGCGTGGCACCAGGGCAACCAGCGCACCAGCCCCTTCTCGCTGTCCGTCTCCACGGACGGGACGAACTTCACCTCCGTCTACAGCGGCACCAGCAGCGGCACCACCACCGCCGCCGAGACGTACCGGTTCAGCTCGCGCAGCGCGCGCTACCTGCGCATCAAGGTGGATGGCAACAGCGTGAGCCAGTGGTCCTCCATCACCGAGGCCCGGGTCTGCGCGGGCGAGGCGGCCGCGGCGGTCCCCGGCGTGGTGTGGCGCGGCGACTTCGAGACGGGGAGCATCGCCCAGTGGAGCCATACCCAGGCGGTGAGCGCGGACCGGTTGCAGGTCGTCAACTCGCCTGCCCGCCAGGGCTCCTACGCCATCAAGGCCACCGTGAAGCAGGGCGATGACCCCATCAACTCGAGCGGCAACCGCAACGAGCTGGTCTACATGTCCCACGAGCCGGTGAACTCCGAGTTCTACTACCGCTGGAGCACCCGGTTCGCCTCGGACTTCCCCAGCGCGAAGACCTGGCAGCTCTTCACCCAGTGGCACCACGAGGGCAGCAGCGGCTCGCCGCCCGTGGAGTTCTACGTCTACGGCGAGGAGATCCGCCTGTCGATTGGCGGCAACACCCCGGTCATCGTCTGGAAGACGCCCTTGGTGCGCAACACGTGGCACGACTTCATCTTCCACGTGAAGTGGTCCGCCGATGCCACCGTGGGCTTCGTGGAGCTGTACCACAACGGCCAGCTCGTGCTGCCCAAGAAGAAGATCGCGACGATGTTCTCCGGCATGCTCAACTACCTGAAGGTGGGGCTCTACCGGAGCGACACCGTGCAGCCCGTGGGCGTCGTGTATCACGACGGCTGGGTGCAGGCCCGGACCCTGGAAGCCGTCCTGGCCGAGCCGTAA
- a CDS encoding sigma 54-interacting transcriptional regulator, with protein MVVGSRGADLLVHDRTISGRHCLLRLTEEGVLVRDLGSKNGLVVGGVRLKEALLPPGAQVRMGQCVLSLELAGTPQQKPLWPEPHFGAAVGASVRMRALFAQLHRAAAGEETVLLLGESGTGKELLARAIHDVSPRRDGPWVVFDCSAVAPNLIEAELFGTVKGAFTGAVASREGLAGQAHGGTLFLDEVGELPLELQPKLLRMLESREVRPLGGTQPRKVDVRVVAATHRPLREQVHARTFRQDLYYRLAVLEAHVPPLRERPEDIPLLVERLLAAQTPPRTLADLPPHALEMLQAHQWPGNVRELRNAVTRLTLFPSLASLLPGAEASAAAPAPEAPSLTLREAREAVIQSFERGFIRRHLEENGGNVSAAARRMGISRQLLHRMMVEHGVRAPGGGED; from the coding sequence ATGGTGGTGGGCAGCCGGGGCGCGGATCTGCTGGTGCATGACCGCACCATCTCGGGCCGGCACTGCCTGCTGCGGCTCACCGAGGAAGGCGTGCTGGTCAGGGACCTGGGCAGCAAGAACGGGCTGGTGGTGGGAGGCGTCCGGCTAAAGGAGGCCCTGCTGCCTCCTGGTGCCCAGGTGCGGATGGGGCAGTGCGTCCTGAGCCTGGAGCTGGCGGGCACGCCCCAGCAGAAGCCGTTGTGGCCCGAGCCCCACTTCGGAGCGGCCGTGGGCGCCAGCGTGCGCATGCGGGCCCTCTTCGCCCAGCTCCACCGCGCCGCCGCGGGCGAGGAGACGGTGCTCCTGCTGGGGGAGTCCGGCACGGGCAAGGAGCTGCTTGCCCGCGCCATCCACGATGTGAGCCCCCGCCGCGACGGCCCCTGGGTGGTGTTCGATTGCAGCGCCGTGGCCCCCAACCTCATCGAGGCGGAGCTGTTCGGCACGGTGAAGGGCGCCTTCACGGGCGCCGTGGCGTCGCGGGAGGGGCTCGCCGGGCAGGCCCACGGCGGGACCCTCTTCCTGGACGAGGTGGGCGAGCTGCCCCTGGAGCTGCAACCCAAGCTGCTGCGGATGCTGGAGTCCCGCGAGGTGCGCCCCCTCGGTGGCACCCAGCCCCGCAAGGTGGATGTGCGCGTAGTAGCCGCCACGCACCGTCCCCTGCGCGAGCAGGTCCACGCGCGCACCTTCCGGCAGGACCTCTATTACCGGCTGGCCGTCCTCGAAGCCCATGTCCCCCCGCTTCGCGAGCGGCCCGAGGACATTCCCCTCCTGGTGGAGCGCCTCCTCGCCGCGCAGACGCCGCCGCGCACCTTGGCGGACCTGCCCCCCCATGCCCTGGAGATGCTCCAGGCCCACCAGTGGCCGGGCAACGTCCGGGAGCTGCGCAACGCGGTGACACGGCTGACGCTCTTCCCCTCGCTGGCCTCGCTGCTCCCGGGGGCCGAGGCTTCCGCGGCGGCCCCCGCTCCAGAGGCCCCCTCGCTGACCCTGCGCGAGGCGCGCGAGGCGGTGATCCAATCCTTCGAGCGCGGCTTCATCCGGCGGCACCTGGAGGAGAACGGGGGCAACGTCTCCGCGGCGGCGCGGCGCATGGGCATCTCCCGCCAGCTGCTCCACCGGATGATGGTGGAGCATGGGGTGCGGGCCCCCGGCGGCGGGGAGGACTGA
- a CDS encoding serine/threonine-protein kinase → MRERILGPYRLLNRLGRGGMGEVWEAEPLHQPGARVALKVLHGDERLSQAWGRFIGEARIGALLDHPHIVRTLDLGREGEDLYLVMERLEGMPLSHLDLVSEGPLPCGMVVEMGLQVLEALAYAQNAPSPAGVRLGLIHRDLKPSNLFLTAEGKVKLIDFGIAQAAGLELTQTRSGLVRGSLPYLSPEQARGEALDTRSDLFSLGLVLHELLTGRRVFHQSNEATVLSALLWSPIPPVRQFRADVPVALNAALMWALRRDKEERPACAEAFAEALRTALPAEERWTPPRLAQWSVHRKACVPTAPVEWTAVFPPGTATVPSRLTEVLPVAPPEPVPPVPRASAGGWRGAVMAAGVLLVAGSVGVLANPWGRHVARQYTQALALLESPPPMEDALPPGEAGAQEPARTPAPAGVGSSSFAVRRFPSRPPAPPVPPEVPGYVTIESRQAGAALSIGGISLGAAPLRRHKVSPGAYTVEAVLPDGRRQQKTFQVAPGTDAQLLLEW, encoded by the coding sequence ATGAGAGAGCGCATCCTCGGTCCTTATCGTCTGCTGAACCGCCTGGGACGGGGCGGCATGGGCGAGGTCTGGGAAGCGGAGCCCCTCCATCAGCCCGGCGCACGGGTGGCGCTCAAGGTGTTGCATGGCGATGAGCGGCTCTCCCAGGCCTGGGGGCGCTTTATCGGCGAGGCGCGGATTGGCGCGCTGCTGGATCACCCGCACATCGTCCGGACGCTGGACCTGGGACGGGAAGGGGAAGACCTCTACCTGGTGATGGAGCGGCTGGAGGGGATGCCCCTGTCCCATCTGGACCTGGTGTCCGAAGGGCCGCTCCCCTGCGGGATGGTGGTGGAGATGGGCCTCCAGGTGCTGGAGGCGCTCGCGTATGCGCAGAACGCGCCCTCGCCCGCGGGCGTCCGCCTGGGGCTCATCCACCGGGACCTCAAGCCCTCCAACCTCTTCCTGACGGCGGAGGGGAAGGTGAAGCTCATCGACTTCGGGATTGCCCAGGCAGCGGGCCTGGAGCTGACGCAGACGCGCTCGGGGCTGGTACGGGGCAGCCTGCCCTATCTGTCCCCGGAGCAAGCGCGTGGCGAGGCGCTCGACACCCGGAGCGACTTGTTCTCGCTGGGGCTCGTGTTGCACGAGCTGCTCACCGGACGCCGGGTGTTCCACCAGTCCAACGAGGCCACGGTGCTCAGCGCGCTGCTGTGGAGCCCCATCCCCCCGGTGCGCCAGTTCCGCGCGGACGTGCCCGTGGCGCTCAACGCCGCGCTCATGTGGGCCCTGCGGCGCGACAAGGAGGAGCGGCCCGCGTGCGCGGAGGCGTTCGCCGAGGCGCTGCGGACGGCCCTGCCAGCGGAGGAGCGGTGGACCCCGCCGCGGCTCGCCCAATGGAGCGTCCACCGGAAGGCGTGCGTTCCCACGGCACCGGTGGAGTGGACGGCGGTGTTTCCGCCGGGCACGGCGACGGTGCCCTCGCGCCTGACGGAGGTGCTCCCGGTGGCGCCACCGGAGCCCGTGCCGCCAGTTCCCCGCGCCAGCGCTGGTGGGTGGCGAGGCGCGGTGATGGCCGCCGGGGTGCTCCTGGTGGCCGGAAGCGTGGGCGTCCTGGCGAACCCCTGGGGCCGCCATGTCGCGCGGCAGTACACCCAGGCCCTGGCGCTGCTCGAAAGTCCTCCGCCCATGGAGGACGCGCTTCCGCCCGGGGAGGCCGGGGCCCAGGAGCCCGCCCGGACGCCCGCCCCGGCCGGTGTCGGCTCCTCGTCCTTCGCCGTGCGCCGGTTTCCCTCCCGTCCCCCCGCTCCCCCGGTCCCTCCGGAGGTACCTGGGTACGTGACCATCGAGTCACGGCAGGCAGGCGCGGCGCTCTCCATCGGTGGCATCTCGCTGGGGGCCGCGCCCCTGCGCCGTCACAAGGTGTCACCGGGCGCATACACGGTGGAGGCGGTGCTTCCTGATGGGCGCAGGCAGCAGAAGACGTTTCAGGTCGCCCCTGGCACGGATGCCCAGCTTTTGCTGGAGTGGTGA
- a CDS encoding sensor histidine kinase encodes MPSTPTASGPGPGPEWKILVFAALMPLLTVLDFLTLSRFIPSAFVLRVVWGLVLAFFAFWLPRASEKRRVWFVLGNAAWNAVSYLLLVFLTGALESPYVYLVFTLPLVVAFAFPEERNVTTVCGVICFVGTGWQVWVTETSFSQGSAWLSLIALSTFLGEYGSSRFRKELEVRNEVRVERTRREAAEKFARAVRHQTQSEKLATVGRLAANVMHEINNPLAFVRSNLHFLQKELLALPLPSEVRGEFEEVLTETRTGLDRIQQIVADLRGFSRMDVEEPSPCLLADVVDNAVRLAGVRLKHVAHVKVEVPRELPSVFAVSRRLVQVLLNLLVNAGDAIEESGREGGTILVRGEVQDAHVVLTVEDDGPGFPPEVLPRLFETFFTTKGPEKGTGLGLVISRELLAEFGATLSAENRAEGGARLRIVFP; translated from the coding sequence ATGCCTTCCACCCCAACGGCCTCGGGCCCCGGTCCGGGTCCGGAGTGGAAAATCCTGGTCTTCGCGGCCCTCATGCCGCTGTTGACCGTCCTGGATTTTCTCACCCTGTCCCGCTTCATCCCCAGCGCCTTCGTGCTGCGGGTGGTGTGGGGCCTCGTGCTGGCCTTCTTCGCGTTCTGGCTGCCGCGCGCTTCCGAGAAGAGACGCGTCTGGTTCGTGCTGGGCAATGCCGCGTGGAACGCGGTCTCCTATCTGCTGCTCGTCTTCCTCACGGGGGCGCTGGAGAGTCCCTACGTCTACCTGGTGTTCACGCTTCCCCTGGTGGTGGCGTTCGCGTTTCCGGAGGAGCGGAACGTGACGACCGTGTGTGGGGTGATCTGCTTCGTGGGCACCGGGTGGCAGGTATGGGTGACGGAGACCTCCTTTTCCCAGGGCTCCGCTTGGCTGTCGCTGATCGCCCTGTCCACGTTCCTCGGGGAGTACGGCTCCTCACGGTTCCGCAAGGAGCTCGAGGTACGGAACGAGGTGCGGGTGGAGCGCACCCGCCGCGAGGCGGCGGAGAAGTTCGCCCGGGCGGTCCGCCACCAGACCCAGTCCGAGAAGCTCGCCACCGTGGGGCGGCTGGCCGCCAACGTGATGCATGAAATCAACAACCCGCTGGCGTTCGTGCGCTCCAACCTGCACTTCCTCCAGAAGGAGCTGCTCGCCTTGCCCCTGCCTTCCGAAGTTCGCGGAGAGTTCGAGGAGGTGCTCACGGAGACGCGCACGGGCCTGGACCGCATCCAGCAGATCGTCGCGGACCTGAGGGGCTTCTCCCGCATGGACGTGGAGGAGCCGAGCCCCTGCCTGCTCGCGGACGTGGTGGACAACGCCGTGCGGCTGGCGGGGGTGCGGCTCAAGCACGTGGCCCACGTGAAGGTGGAGGTGCCCAGGGAGCTGCCCTCGGTCTTCGCCGTCTCCCGCCGCTTGGTCCAGGTGCTGCTCAACCTGCTCGTCAACGCGGGGGATGCGATCGAGGAGTCCGGCCGCGAGGGAGGAACGATTCTCGTGCGCGGCGAGGTGCAGGACGCTCACGTGGTGCTGACGGTGGAGGACGACGGCCCCGGCTTTCCGCCGGAGGTGCTGCCCCGCCTGTTCGAGACGTTCTTCACCACGAAGGGCCCCGAGAAGGGGACGGGGCTGGGCCTGGTCATCTCACGCGAGCTGCTGGCGGAGTTTGGCGCGACCCTCTCCGCCGAGAACCGGGCGGAGGGTGGGGCGCGCCTGCGCATCGTGTTTCCCTGA
- a CDS encoding trans-sulfuration enzyme family protein — MSVKDTQSLETICVHAGVEPDPKHGAIMTPIYQTSTYVQPAPGQPLTYDYSRGGNPTRAALETSLAALERAKHALSYASGLAAEQAIMQVLEPGARVIVSEDVYGGTGRLFRKLFARYGFQFDFLDLRDLNAVAAAVDNKTQLIWVETPTNPLLRIVDIAGICAIAKKAGAKVVVDNTFTSPIFQQPLSLGADLVIHSTTKYIGGHSDLIGGALMTNDDELAEKLRFVQFAGGAVNSPFECFMLLRSIKTLALRMERHNTNALAFARSLEDSGDFQSVIYPGLESHPQHALARKQMSGFAGVVSVYLKRDMAGVTRFLQNLRLIALAESLGGVESLANHPEQTTHASVPPELRQKLGINAQLVRFSIGIENVNDLIADVRQALQR, encoded by the coding sequence ATGAGCGTGAAGGACACTCAGAGTCTGGAGACCATCTGCGTGCATGCGGGCGTCGAGCCCGACCCCAAGCACGGGGCCATCATGACGCCCATCTACCAGACGTCCACGTACGTTCAGCCCGCCCCGGGCCAGCCCCTCACGTATGACTATTCGCGCGGCGGCAACCCCACCCGCGCGGCCCTGGAGACGTCGCTCGCGGCGCTGGAGCGCGCCAAACACGCCCTGTCCTACGCTTCGGGGCTCGCCGCCGAGCAGGCCATCATGCAGGTGCTGGAGCCGGGCGCCCGCGTCATCGTCTCCGAGGACGTGTATGGCGGCACCGGGCGGCTGTTCCGCAAGCTGTTCGCGCGCTACGGCTTCCAGTTCGACTTCCTGGACCTGCGCGACCTGAACGCCGTGGCCGCCGCCGTGGACAACAAGACCCAGCTCATCTGGGTGGAGACGCCCACCAACCCGCTGCTGCGCATCGTCGACATCGCGGGCATCTGCGCCATCGCCAAGAAGGCCGGGGCCAAGGTCGTCGTCGACAACACGTTCACCTCGCCCATCTTCCAGCAGCCGCTCTCGCTGGGCGCGGACCTCGTCATCCACAGCACCACCAAGTACATCGGGGGCCACAGCGACCTCATCGGTGGCGCGCTGATGACCAACGACGACGAGCTGGCGGAGAAGCTGCGCTTCGTGCAGTTCGCCGGCGGCGCGGTCAACTCGCCCTTCGAGTGCTTCATGCTGCTGCGCAGCATCAAGACGCTCGCGCTGCGCATGGAGCGCCACAACACCAACGCGCTGGCGTTCGCCCGGTCCCTGGAGGACAGCGGGGACTTCCAGAGCGTCATCTACCCGGGCCTCGAGTCCCACCCCCAGCACGCGCTGGCGCGCAAGCAGATGAGTGGCTTTGCCGGCGTGGTGTCCGTCTACCTCAAGCGGGACATGGCAGGCGTGACGCGGTTCCTCCAGAACCTGCGCCTCATCGCGCTGGCCGAGAGCCTGGGCGGCGTGGAGTCCCTGGCCAACCACCCCGAGCAGACGACGCACGCGAGCGTGCCGCCCGAGCTGCGCCAGAAGCTGGGCATCAACGCGCAGCTCGTGCGCTTCTCCATCGGCATCGAGAACGTGAATGACCTGATTGCCGACGTGCGTCAGGCCCTGCAACGCTGA